The Thermomonospora amylolytica sequence AGCGTGACCCCGTACCAGAACCGGTGGAACGCGATCGCCCCCAGCGCCAGGGCGACCTTCCGGGTCCGCCCGATGTACCGGGCCCCGTCCCCGAGCCCGCGCAGCACGTTGCCCAGGGCCTCCCGCGTCTGCGGCGGCGCGGTGTCCAGGTCGGGGCCGAGCCGTTCCCGCCCCAGCGTCGTCGCGACCAGCCCGGCCAGCAGATACAGCCCGGCCGCCGACAGCAGGATCCCCGCCGTGCCGGCCTGCCCGCCCCCGAACGCCAGCCGCAGCAGATAGCCCAGCCCGCCGCCCAGGAACGCGGCCACCGTCCCCGACGTCACCGCGAACGCGTTCGCGGTGACCAGCAGTTCCCGTTCCACCACATGGGGCAGCGCCGCCGACAGCGCCGACAGGAAGAACCGGTTGACCCCCATCACCACCAGCACGGCGAGGAAGAACCCCACCCCGTCGTGCCCGGCCAGCAGCAGCCCCGCCGTTCCCACGACCAGCCCGGAGCGCAGCACCGGCGCCCACACCAGGACCTGCCGCCGCGACCACCGGTCGAGGAACACCCCGACGAACGGCCCCAGCACCGAGTACGGCAGCAGCACCACCGCGAACGCCGCCGCCACCTTCCCCGCCGACGCCTGCCGTTCCGGCGAGAACAGGATGTAGCCGGCCAGCGCCACCTGGAACAGCCCATCGGTGCACTGCGACACCACCCGCGTCGCATAGAGCCACCGGAAGTCCCGCCCCCGAACCACCGCCCGCAACTCCGTGCCTCTCACCGAGCCAGGGTATTGCGGGCCGCCCGTGGGAACTCCCCATCCCCGTCTCCTCCGGGTGCCCCGGAGGAGACGGGGTCAGTGCTGGGTCAGCCAGAGGCGGGTGTAGTC is a genomic window containing:
- a CDS encoding MFS transporter, with protein sequence MRGTELRAVVRGRDFRWLYATRVVSQCTDGLFQVALAGYILFSPERQASAGKVAAAFAVVLLPYSVLGPFVGVFLDRWSRRQVLVWAPVLRSGLVVGTAGLLLAGHDGVGFFLAVLVVMGVNRFFLSALSAALPHVVERELLVTANAFAVTSGTVAAFLGGGLGYLLRLAFGGGQAGTAGILLSAAGLYLLAGLVATTLGRERLGPDLDTAPPQTREALGNVLRGLGDGARYIGRTRKVALALGAIAFHRFWYGVTLIMTLLLYRYLFSDDVDEGLNRAAGVLAVSGIGYFLAAVLTPLVVPRIGKDAWIAGLLGSAAVALAVFGLPFANVPWMVLAFLLGVVSQGVKLSVDAILQETVPDAYLGRVFAVYDMLFNAMFVGAAALAAVSVPPNGRSHLMLLVVIAAYAIGATAYWTSAIRRPAPTA